In Acidimicrobiales bacterium, one DNA window encodes the following:
- a CDS encoding GNAT family N-acetyltransferase — MERVVELPGGRTLTARRVTEADHDGLAELYERLSPADRRRRFFSGSRPPREFLDRWIRRTTENGYGMVAVVNEDGTDTVIADAGYVVQPDGSGELAITVDPAWRGWLGHWVLDALVEAAAEHGVPSLEADVLLENRDMLALLDARGFATMEHADWNTVRMVIGTGGRVPPWPGHHERPRILVEVPGARWHAEQELTDAGYQVLSCPGPHHGPGGHCPLLEGGRCELADGADAIVVSLVMDESGREILHQHRVQNPEVPVCVSSVRAHDLEVGASDADAVVPLTRDVAPLVAALDRLTGGPPLRQGPEEHPVP, encoded by the coding sequence GTGGAACGCGTCGTCGAGCTCCCGGGTGGTCGGACCTTGACCGCCCGGCGGGTGACCGAGGCCGATCACGACGGTCTGGCCGAGCTCTACGAGCGGCTCTCTCCCGCCGATCGGCGCCGGCGGTTCTTCTCCGGCTCTCGTCCCCCGCGCGAGTTCCTCGACCGGTGGATCCGGCGCACGACCGAGAACGGCTACGGGATGGTGGCGGTGGTGAACGAGGACGGCACCGACACCGTCATCGCCGATGCCGGCTACGTGGTCCAACCCGACGGGAGCGGTGAGCTGGCGATCACCGTGGATCCCGCCTGGCGTGGTTGGCTCGGTCACTGGGTGCTCGACGCGCTGGTCGAAGCGGCGGCCGAGCACGGAGTGCCGAGCCTCGAGGCCGATGTGTTGCTCGAGAACCGCGACATGCTGGCCCTGCTCGACGCGCGCGGGTTCGCCACCATGGAGCACGCCGACTGGAACACGGTGCGGATGGTGATCGGCACCGGCGGCCGGGTCCCTCCCTGGCCGGGCCATCACGAACGGCCCCGGATCCTCGTCGAGGTCCCCGGGGCGCGCTGGCACGCCGAGCAGGAGCTCACCGATGCCGGCTATCAGGTGCTGTCGTGTCCCGGCCCTCACCACGGGCCTGGCGGGCACTGCCCCCTGCTCGAAGGCGGACGCTGCGAGCTGGCCGATGGGGCCGACGCCATCGTGGTGTCGCTGGTCATGGACGAGTCCGGCCGTGAGATCCTGCACCAGCACCGGGTTCAGAACCCCGAGGTGCCCGTCTGCGTGTCGTCGGTGCGGGCTCACGACCTGGAGGTGGGTGCCTCCGATGCCGACGCGGTCGTGCCGCTCACCCGCGACGTCGCTCCCCTGGTCGCTGCGCTCGATCGCCTCACCGGTGGTCCGCCGCTCCGGCAGGGTCCCGAGGAGCATCCCGTTCCGTAG
- a CDS encoding HAD-IC family P-type ATPase, with protein sequence MTTGSTIGDSGRPPENETEPSPPWHALDVATVERELTTGIHGLDSDEVERRRARFGPNALEEEPPTPLIVVLLRQFTSPLIYLLLVATVVTLALSEYVDAAVIATVLVLNAVIGLTQERHAEGAVRALMSLIVPKARVVRGHHEQEIDSRQLVPGDMVLLEPGSRVPADLRLTHTSGLQIDESLLTGESTPVSKRLDPAPEDAPLSDRTSMAFTGSVVTAGRGRGAVVAIGQSTELGAIAGMIRDEGNEPTPLQRRMAEFAKVVGIAVGIGSVVAFASGVALGAPTGEMFLTAVALAVAAIPEGLPVVFTITLALGVRRMARRNAIIRRLPAVETLGSTTVIGSDKTGTLTQNRMQVQALWAGGQTYRVVGDEDRFIVTAGDRPVDLDQHPTLRTTLLAGVLANEASVYLSDDTIITTGDPTEVGLLLIAWASGIETEDEREQFPSFAEIPFEPELRYSASVRRHGEDHVLFVKGAPEQVTRMCTHIDTGDGHEPLDPEAVHLAAGAMAQQGLRVLAMASKRLASRLDDGEDLGDPEGLVFLGLQGMHDPPRPGVREAIARCQEAGMRVIMITGDHAATALAIATDLGITDNEAVIAGTELDELSDEDLRAILPTTSVFARIAPEGKLRIVRALQDLDEVVAVTGDGVNDAPALKAAAIGIAMGRSGTDVAREASDMVLTDDDFVSITAAVEEGRITFDNLRNATFFLISTGAATILAIVAGVWLQWPLLMLPAQLLWLNLVTNGLQDVALAFEPGERDVLARSPRPQREGILSKVLWERVAVVGVLMAVGALIMFRWTLDRTDSLPQAQTVALTTMVVFMAFHAGNSRSAHRSLLSISPISNPFLFIATIAALGVHIAALYLPPTQFVLRVEPFDLDIWWRIVATAATVLVAVEGHKRLRRSRTTPEAGRPATERDAPRDPAGAADHR encoded by the coding sequence TTGACCACAGGTTCGACGATCGGAGACTCGGGTAGGCCACCCGAGAACGAAACCGAACCCTCTCCGCCGTGGCACGCACTCGATGTCGCCACCGTGGAGCGCGAGCTCACCACCGGCATCCATGGTCTCGACTCCGATGAGGTCGAACGTCGTCGCGCCCGCTTCGGTCCCAACGCCCTCGAGGAGGAGCCCCCCACGCCGCTGATCGTGGTCCTCCTCCGCCAGTTCACCAGCCCGCTCATCTACCTGCTGCTGGTCGCGACGGTGGTCACCCTCGCCCTGAGCGAGTACGTCGACGCGGCGGTGATCGCCACCGTCCTGGTCCTCAACGCCGTGATCGGCCTGACCCAGGAGCGCCACGCCGAGGGCGCGGTCCGGGCCCTCATGTCGCTGATCGTTCCCAAGGCGCGGGTGGTACGCGGTCACCACGAGCAGGAGATCGACAGCCGTCAGCTCGTCCCCGGCGACATGGTGCTCCTCGAACCCGGGAGCCGCGTCCCCGCCGACCTGCGCCTCACCCACACCAGCGGCCTGCAGATCGACGAGTCCCTCCTCACCGGTGAGTCGACGCCGGTCTCCAAGCGCCTCGACCCCGCCCCAGAGGACGCCCCGCTCAGCGACCGCACCTCGATGGCCTTCACCGGCTCGGTCGTCACCGCCGGCCGCGGCCGCGGCGCGGTCGTCGCCATCGGTCAGTCAACCGAGCTCGGCGCCATCGCCGGGATGATCCGCGACGAGGGGAACGAGCCCACCCCGCTGCAACGGCGCATGGCCGAGTTCGCGAAGGTCGTGGGGATCGCGGTCGGCATCGGCTCGGTCGTCGCCTTCGCCTCGGGCGTGGCCCTCGGCGCACCCACCGGCGAGATGTTCCTCACCGCGGTGGCTCTGGCCGTGGCCGCGATCCCCGAGGGCCTGCCGGTCGTGTTCACCATCACCCTCGCCCTCGGGGTCCGCCGGATGGCTCGTCGCAACGCCATCATCCGTCGCCTTCCCGCGGTCGAGACCCTCGGCAGCACCACGGTGATCGGCTCGGACAAGACCGGGACCCTGACCCAGAACCGCATGCAGGTCCAGGCGCTGTGGGCCGGCGGGCAGACCTACCGCGTCGTCGGGGACGAGGACCGATTCATCGTGACCGCCGGTGACCGCCCCGTCGACCTCGACCAGCACCCCACCCTCCGCACCACGTTGCTCGCCGGTGTCCTCGCCAACGAGGCGTCGGTCTACCTCTCCGACGACACCATCATCACCACCGGCGACCCGACCGAGGTGGGCTTGCTGCTGATCGCCTGGGCCAGCGGCATCGAAACCGAGGACGAGCGCGAGCAGTTTCCCTCCTTCGCCGAGATCCCCTTCGAACCCGAGCTCCGCTACTCGGCCAGTGTCCGCCGCCACGGCGAGGACCACGTGCTGTTCGTGAAGGGGGCGCCCGAGCAGGTGACCAGGATGTGCACCCACATCGACACCGGCGACGGTCACGAACCGCTCGATCCCGAGGCCGTGCACCTGGCAGCCGGCGCCATGGCCCAGCAGGGCCTGCGCGTGCTGGCGATGGCATCCAAGCGCCTGGCATCCAGGCTCGACGATGGCGAGGACCTCGGCGACCCCGAAGGGCTGGTCTTCCTCGGTCTCCAGGGGATGCACGATCCGCCGCGACCCGGCGTGCGCGAAGCGATCGCCCGCTGTCAGGAGGCGGGCATGCGGGTGATCATGATCACCGGCGACCACGCGGCCACCGCGCTCGCGATCGCCACCGACCTGGGCATCACCGACAACGAGGCGGTGATCGCCGGCACCGAGCTCGACGAGCTCAGCGACGAGGACCTCCGCGCCATCCTGCCGACCACCTCGGTCTTCGCCCGCATCGCGCCCGAGGGCAAGCTGCGGATCGTGCGGGCCTTGCAGGACCTCGACGAGGTGGTCGCGGTCACCGGCGACGGGGTGAACGACGCACCGGCACTGAAGGCCGCCGCCATCGGCATCGCCATGGGTCGCTCCGGAACCGACGTGGCGCGCGAGGCGTCGGACATGGTGCTCACCGACGACGACTTCGTCAGCATCACCGCGGCGGTCGAAGAGGGCAGGATCACCTTCGACAACCTCCGCAACGCCACCTTCTTCCTCATCTCCACCGGCGCGGCGACGATCCTCGCCATCGTGGCCGGAGTGTGGCTGCAGTGGCCGCTGCTGATGCTGCCCGCCCAGCTGCTGTGGCTGAACCTGGTCACCAACGGCCTCCAGGACGTGGCTCTGGCGTTCGAACCCGGCGAGCGCGACGTGCTCGCCCGATCCCCCCGCCCACAGCGCGAGGGGATCCTGTCGAAGGTGCTCTGGGAACGGGTCGCCGTCGTCGGGGTGCTGATGGCGGTCGGGGCCCTGATCATGTTCCGGTGGACCCTCGACCGCACCGATTCACTGCCCCAGGCCCAGACCGTGGCGCTGACCACCATGGTGGTGTTCATGGCGTTCCATGCCGGGAACTCGCGCTCGGCGCACCGATCGCTGCTGTCGATCAGCCCCATCTCGAACCCGTTCCTGTTCATCGCCACGATCGCCGCGCTCGGGGTGCACATCGCCGCGCTCTACCTGCCCCCCACCCAGTTCGTCCTCCGGGTCGAGCCCTTCGACCTCGACATCTGGTGGCGCATCGTCGCCACCGCGGCGACGGTGCTCGTCGCCGTGGAGGGACACAAGCGGCTCCGCCGATCGCGGACGACGCCGGAAGCGGGCAGGCCGGCTACGGAACGGGATGCTCCTCGGGACCCTGCCGGAGCGGCGGACCACCGGTGA
- a CDS encoding saccharopine dehydrogenase NADP-binding domain-containing protein, translating into MFGATGYTGRLVTATLVEQGARPVIAGRHRDALARLADDHGGLEARVADADEPRSVRALVEPGDVLVTTVGPFSLLGHAALDAAIDAGAHYVDSTGEAGFIRHVIGTAASRAEGRGSALLCAFGFDFVPGHLAAALAVEAAGVGVHELQIVYSGLRTGLSSGTRASARALLVDRTHKLEHGHVVERPTGRDVTTVELDGRHQHLLLAGGTEPLTATRQWPGTESVSVWLDLGPAAWLVKASSFALPALMAIPPVGARARRVGGPTGTGPSAEERARSTSTVTALARDATGRELARGRVIGPNPYDITATTLAAGALELATRGAPRAGALGPLELFGHLDLRDAATRLGLRPG; encoded by the coding sequence GTGTTCGGGGCCACGGGCTACACCGGTCGTCTGGTCACCGCCACGCTGGTCGAGCAGGGAGCCCGACCCGTCATCGCCGGACGCCACCGAGACGCCCTCGCCCGGCTGGCCGACGACCACGGCGGTCTCGAGGCCCGCGTCGCCGACGCCGACGAACCCCGCTCGGTCCGGGCGCTGGTCGAACCGGGCGACGTGCTGGTCACCACCGTCGGGCCGTTCTCGCTGCTGGGCCACGCCGCGCTGGACGCCGCGATCGACGCCGGTGCCCACTACGTCGACTCCACCGGCGAGGCCGGGTTCATCCGCCACGTGATCGGCACCGCGGCATCGCGGGCCGAGGGCCGCGGCTCGGCGTTGCTGTGCGCCTTCGGCTTCGACTTCGTGCCCGGACACCTCGCGGCCGCGCTGGCCGTCGAGGCCGCGGGCGTGGGAGTGCACGAGTTGCAGATCGTCTACAGCGGGTTGCGAACCGGTCTGAGCAGCGGGACCCGCGCCTCGGCCCGGGCCCTCCTCGTCGATCGGACCCACAAGCTCGAGCACGGCCACGTGGTGGAACGTCCCACCGGACGCGACGTGACGACCGTCGAGCTCGACGGTCGTCACCAGCATCTGCTGCTGGCGGGCGGCACCGAACCGTTGACCGCCACCCGCCAGTGGCCGGGCACCGAGTCGGTGTCGGTCTGGCTCGACCTCGGCCCCGCGGCCTGGCTGGTCAAGGCGTCGTCGTTCGCGCTGCCGGCCCTCATGGCGATCCCTCCGGTCGGCGCACGGGCACGGCGCGTCGGTGGCCCGACCGGGACCGGCCCCAGCGCCGAGGAACGGGCACGATCCACCAGCACGGTCACCGCCCTCGCCCGCGACGCGACCGGTCGGGAGCTCGCCCGGGGTCGGGTGATCGGACCCAATCCCTACGACATCACCGCCACCACCCTCGCCGCCGGTGCGCTCGAACTGGCCACCCGAGGTGCGCCCCGGGCGGGGGCACTCGGACCGCTCGAGCTGTTCGGTCACCTCGACCTCCGCGACGCGGCGACCCGCCTCGGGCTCCGGCCGGGCTGA
- a CDS encoding acyltransferase, with product MGLIDERGTGMRARPRWLARTAGEVLRRGWEMMAQLATIRSGDPRARRFHAFGANSCVCFPSASILGYDRISIGSDTMVGAYSTLSAGLPLQPPNPSWAGPTLTIGDRCVIGRGATITAHRTIVVEDDVWMGNDVFVSDQNHDWVDADRPIGEQAQAPRPVRIGAGSWIGHGAMILPGAHVGRRSIIAAGAVVTEPVPDHSIVGGVPGRVISTTAPDDVVVLPLQPGKPA from the coding sequence GTGGGGCTGATCGACGAACGGGGGACGGGGATGCGGGCGCGACCGAGGTGGTTGGCCAGGACGGCGGGCGAGGTGTTGCGCCGCGGCTGGGAGATGATGGCTCAGCTCGCCACCATCCGCTCGGGCGACCCGCGGGCCAGGCGGTTCCACGCCTTCGGCGCCAACAGCTGTGTCTGCTTTCCCTCGGCGTCGATCCTCGGCTACGACCGCATCTCAATCGGCAGCGACACCATGGTCGGGGCCTACTCGACCCTGTCGGCGGGGCTTCCCCTGCAGCCCCCGAACCCCTCCTGGGCGGGACCGACGCTCACCATTGGCGACCGCTGCGTGATCGGACGCGGCGCCACCATCACCGCCCACCGCACCATCGTGGTCGAAGACGACGTGTGGATGGGCAACGACGTGTTCGTCTCGGACCAGAACCACGACTGGGTCGACGCCGATCGCCCCATCGGCGAGCAGGCCCAGGCGCCCCGCCCGGTGCGCATCGGCGCCGGCAGCTGGATCGGCCACGGCGCCATGATCCTGCCCGGCGCCCACGTGGGCCGCCGGTCGATCATCGCTGCCGGTGCCGTGGTGACCGAACCGGTGCCCGACCACTCGATCGTCGGTGGGGTGCCGGGCCGGGTCATCAGCACCACGGCGCCCGACGACGTTGTCGTTCTCCCGCTGCAACCGGGGAAGCCCGCCTGA
- a CDS encoding ACT domain-containing protein has translation MATLVLTAIGEDRPGLVTAMSDLVAEHGGNWEESRMAELAGKFAGIVLVTVPDEHAEALVAALSTLRARGLLDVHAEQGGERRLAGATEMVLELVGSDRPGIVREISGVLASLGVSIEELSTSTQEAPMAGGTIFEARAVLSLPAGADLDEVRAALEAVADELMVDLALPSASGSDS, from the coding sequence ATGGCCACCCTCGTGCTCACCGCGATCGGTGAGGATCGCCCCGGTCTCGTGACCGCCATGTCCGACCTCGTCGCCGAGCACGGCGGCAACTGGGAGGAGAGCCGGATGGCCGAGCTGGCGGGCAAGTTCGCCGGCATCGTGTTGGTCACCGTTCCCGACGAGCACGCCGAGGCGTTGGTGGCGGCGCTCTCCACGCTCAGGGCGCGTGGGCTGCTCGACGTCCACGCCGAGCAGGGAGGCGAGCGGCGGCTCGCGGGCGCCACCGAGATGGTGCTCGAGCTGGTGGGGAGCGACCGACCGGGGATCGTTCGGGAGATCTCGGGCGTGCTGGCGTCGCTCGGGGTCAGCATCGAGGAGCTCTCCACCTCCACCCAGGAGGCCCCGATGGCGGGAGGGACCATCTTCGAGGCCCGGGCCGTGCTGAGCCTGCCCGCCGGCGCCGACCTGGACGAGGTGCGGGCCGCCCTCGAAGCGGTGGCCGACGAGCTCATGGTCGACCTCGCACTCCCGTCCGCCTCGGGCTCTGATTCGTAA
- a CDS encoding TIGR03086 family metal-binding protein, whose amino-acid sequence MSELVEMFDRSTARFGDHVRAVADHQWSAPTPCEEWDVHALVNHLVGEQLWAPHLISGSTIDEVGDRYDGDLLGDDPVAAWDAAVDPSVAAFAQPGALERTVHLSYGDDACREYLLQMLTDAAVHGWDLARAIGIDATIDDDIARHLLAAWTERQAMLRGSGVFAEPVRVADDADATARLVALLGRRP is encoded by the coding sequence ATGTCCGAGCTCGTGGAGATGTTCGACCGGTCGACCGCACGGTTCGGCGACCACGTCCGAGCCGTGGCCGACCACCAGTGGTCGGCGCCGACGCCGTGTGAGGAGTGGGACGTCCACGCCCTGGTCAACCACCTGGTCGGCGAACAGCTCTGGGCACCGCACCTGATCTCCGGTTCGACGATCGACGAGGTCGGCGACCGCTACGACGGAGACCTGCTCGGCGACGATCCGGTCGCCGCCTGGGATGCCGCCGTGGATCCGTCGGTGGCCGCGTTCGCCCAGCCCGGGGCGCTCGAGCGCACGGTGCACCTCTCCTATGGCGACGACGCCTGCCGCGAGTACCTCCTACAGATGCTCACCGACGCCGCGGTGCACGGATGGGATCTGGCCCGGGCGATCGGCATCGACGCCACCATCGACGACGACATCGCCAGGCACCTGCTCGCCGCGTGGACCGAGCGGCAGGCCATGCTCCGGGGCAGCGGCGTGTTCGCCGAGCCGGTCCGCGTGGCCGACGACGCCGACGCCACCGCACGCCTGGTGGCGCTCCTCGGCCGTCGACCCTGA
- a CDS encoding alpha/beta hydrolase, translating into MAGGDLSPPSRAADCDLDAVDVEVDAAPTGRLTFEQRPQREGRPPWVDPIVCRAAQHPPASPTDQLDDDRFETSAVVGEAVFDVLRAPRRVVAYDEPVVDEFAETFREQRWADPRKSVLQFAKGSVPEQQLAHDEQRPPISNSVECPCETAELAIRLACLHGRHSTIESLVDGGGDMQRASNGMAYRRAGDGPTVVLVHGIPGQGLAWERVEAGLRGSFDVVTPDLVGFGKSDGPNRPTIESVGPAAQATALEGLLDDLGVRSAIVVGHDFGAPVGVLLAGARPDLVSALSLLSGNTFPDTRIPFPLSLTTAPVIGGLFSRLLFSGPSLGFMLRQGTGPGSTPPDAGVYLGDRRQRRTIAAIFSGALTRLDELYAPVAEALEGIDVPTLVGWGDHDPFFPVAQGERTATVANGRLRLFEGAGHFLPHERPTEVAREIEEFATSLGR; encoded by the coding sequence ATGGCCGGCGGTGACCTGTCGCCGCCCAGCAGAGCTGCCGACTGTGACTTGGACGCCGTCGATGTCGAGGTGGACGCGGCCCCGACGGGCAGGTTGACCTTCGAGCAACGCCCGCAGCGCGAGGGGCGCCCACCGTGGGTCGACCCGATCGTCTGCCGGGCCGCTCAACATCCACCTGCTTCCCCAACGGATCAGCTCGATGATGACCGGTTCGAGACCTCGGCCGTCGTCGGTGAGGCCGTATTCGACGTTCTTCGAGCGCCGAGGCGCGTCGTTGCGTATGACGAGCCCGTCGTCGACGAGTTCGCTGAGACGTTTCGTGAGCAGCGATGGGCTGATCCTCGAAAGAGCGTCCTCCAGTTCGCGAAAGGTTCGGTCCCCGAGCAACAACTCGCGCACGATGAGCAACGTCCACCGATCTCCAACTCGGTCGAGTGCCCGTGCGAGACCGCAGAACTGGCCATACGACTTGCGTGCCTCCATGGGCGTCATTCTACTATAGAATCACTAGTAGATGGAGGAGGCGACATGCAGCGGGCGAGCAATGGGATGGCCTACCGACGAGCTGGCGACGGCCCGACGGTCGTGTTGGTGCATGGGATTCCGGGACAAGGTCTGGCATGGGAGCGAGTCGAGGCCGGCCTCCGGGGTTCGTTCGACGTCGTGACGCCCGACCTCGTCGGATTCGGGAAGAGCGACGGGCCGAACAGGCCGACGATCGAGAGTGTCGGGCCTGCGGCCCAGGCAACCGCGCTGGAGGGCCTGCTCGATGACCTCGGTGTGCGTAGCGCCATTGTGGTCGGCCATGACTTCGGCGCTCCCGTGGGTGTCCTGCTCGCCGGCGCGCGCCCGGACCTCGTCTCCGCTCTGTCATTGCTGTCGGGCAACACCTTCCCGGACACGCGGATCCCGTTCCCGCTGTCGCTCACCACCGCACCCGTCATCGGAGGTCTCTTCTCGCGATTGTTGTTCTCGGGACCGTCGCTTGGTTTCATGTTGCGTCAGGGAACCGGACCCGGATCGACGCCACCCGATGCCGGGGTGTACCTCGGCGATCGCCGCCAGCGACGAACCATCGCGGCGATCTTCTCCGGTGCGCTCACGCGCCTGGACGAGTTGTACGCACCCGTCGCCGAGGCGCTGGAAGGCATCGACGTGCCGACACTCGTCGGGTGGGGCGACCACGATCCGTTCTTTCCGGTTGCACAGGGAGAACGGACCGCCACCGTCGCCAACGGGCGCCTGCGTCTCTTCGAAGGAGCGGGTCATTTCCTGCCACACGAGCGCCCCACCGAGGTGGCTCGCGAGATCGAGGAGTTCGCAACCTCGCTCGGTCGATGA
- a CDS encoding nucleotidyltransferase family protein, which produces MAVVDTSSPLGALVHAYRDRILEVAARHRGRSVRVFGSVARGDAGENSDIDLLVDFEPGSSLFDLLHLTEELEQLLNHRVDVVSTGGLKDRDRRILAEAVDL; this is translated from the coding sequence ATGGCCGTGGTCGATACCTCATCGCCGCTGGGTGCGCTTGTCCACGCGTACCGCGACCGCATCCTCGAGGTTGCAGCTCGGCATCGCGGCCGAAGTGTTCGGGTCTTCGGCAGCGTCGCTCGCGGAGACGCCGGTGAGAACAGCGACATCGACCTGCTCGTCGACTTCGAGCCTGGCAGCTCCCTCTTCGATCTGCTCCATCTCACCGAGGAGCTGGAGCAACTGCTGAATCATCGAGTCGACGTTGTGTCCACGGGCGGACTCAAGGACCGCGACAGGAGGATCCTGGCCGAGGCCGTGGACCTGTGA